The window AACTATCGAAACTATCAAAAACAGCTGATGTTATGGCTGTTTTcaagccaaaaaaataattttataagttaaATTATTTCCTGAAAATAGtatattttggaaaaagaGCTTTAGTTAGTTATTACTTTTAGTCTTAAAAACATTATTTCAAACTAGTTTTTTGTGCctagaaaaattatttttgaaactaTCGATATTTTCTAGCCAAATGCTTCTATTTTCTATCGCACTGGCTAggctttgtttttgtgtgtcATTGTAGATTTTCATAAACATTCTCACAAATAAACCCGATtcagttttttaaaattaacagAAAACAGCCATGAGTGATGTTCAGACCCTGATGGACATGGGTTTCGCCCGGGAACGTGTGTAAGTTGAAGATCTTAGCCTCCGGGCTCGATGCCGGTTTGTTGTTGCGAAAATGGTGTTTCATGTTTTTCCTGGTGATTTTTCGCAGAGAATATGCTCTGCAGGTGACAAGCAACAAGGGTGTGGAGCCTGCAATGGAATGGCTGCTGGCCCACGGTGACGAGGAGATACCGGCAAATTGGAATTCCGGGGAATCCCCAGCCTCCACAGAGAATCGTCAGACATCCGGGGAGGATGCGGCTGCAGCAGCCCCTAGCAGCAGTGGTGCTGAGCCCTCAGCGGGATCACCAGTGGCCAAATCCCTGAAATGCGACGACTGTGGAAAAGTGCTCAAGGATCACACTGAAGTGGAATATCATGCCGCTAAAACCGGACACAGTAACTTCTCCGAGTCCACGGAGGAGAAGAAGGCCCTGACCGAGGAGGAGAAGAAGGCCCAGCTGGCCCTGATCGAAGAGAAGCTGAAACAGAAACGCGTTGAACGCGAGGAGCGGGAAAAGGCTGATGCCCTGGAGAGGGAGAAGAACCGTATTCGTTCTGGAAAGGATATGGCAGAGGCCAAGCGGCGCATGGAGGAGCTGGAGATGAAGAAAATCGTGGAGCAGCGCAAAcgggagaaggaggaggagaaggcgGCTCGCGATCGGGTCAGGGCTCAAATCGAGGCAGACAAGGCAGCTCGCAAAGCCAGGTGAGGATCTTGTAGCTCTTATATCCTTGcagacatttttaaaattgtttatttttagagAACAAAAGGAGTCTGCTGTTAGTTCAGAGCCGACTGCCTCCGTAAGCTCTACTACAGTCACATCGCCCTCGGCTGTGAAGAGTCCTCCACGCGACTATACTGAAACCCGTATTCAGGTGCGTTTACAGGACGGTTCCACCCTCCAGGAAACCTTCAACGTGAAAGAGCAGCTATCGGCCGTGCGTCTGTTCATCCAGGTGAAGACTGGCATCGAAACGCCCTTCTCTTTGATGACAACCTTTCCACGAAAGCTCTTCGCCGAAGACGACTACGAGAAGCCGCTGGAGGTGCTCGGACTGGTTCCATCCGCTGTAATCACCATGACCAAAACGGCCGCATAGGCCGCCACTGGGTAGATCTACCACTAATTCAACTAAACGATATGATTAGGATCTAACGCAAAGAATCGAATCGCGGCCCGATTTTCCCCAAAACATTTAATGTACGgttttatatatacatattaaagGATATTAACGTAATCAGATTATACTTTTATTCATTTGTTATATCTACTTTATTTGGAAAtacagttttttaaattttccagaTTTGAAATTAGATGGTAAGATTGGTGGTGGCTCCATCTAGTGAGTACGTTTCTTCTAGCCCACTGCGGTCTTAGTGTGACCAATATAGAATATCAATATATCGGTATTtcgataaaaatatatattttagagttttaagtttttttcgTTGTGTATCCTATCAAACCAATCGCAAATCAAACAAAGggatttataaaattaaatgtgttacttttgtctatttttttatacgaTACCTTTACGATTCGATAGTTTCCTGGGAAAGATCGACTTATCGATAGTTGAAACTATTGTCAACACTGGCCGCCGTAACTAACACTCAAACCGCCCCCGTTTGCCGCACCGTTCGCTTCGCTGTCGCTCGTCGCCGGATAAATCACAGAGTTCTGACTTACAATACGCAAACCGTGCGCGACTTACACTACGATCGGAAAAAAACAGCGGGAGGCTTAATTACAGCAGGATAGCTGAATTGCGGCGGAGACTCGAAAGACGAAAATCGCCTAAATCGCGAGGCTTCAACATCGCGAAACGCTTTAGTAGTTTGTTCCGTGACAAgacgctgccgccgccgccgccaccgctgTCGCCGTCGCCGCTGCCGCGTGTGTTTTGGAAACAGAAAAATCATTTATCAGAAACAACTGGGCAGCACATACTCGATTGCAACGGACCCGGCCCACCACCCACCCCGCGCCCGAGTGATAACAAAGATAATGCCATAAAAGTTGCGAGAGCCAGAAACGTGACCCAGGCAATTGTTTGTTTGTCTGCCACACACGCACATCAATGTACGtttgtgtgtgagagtgtgcTGAGTGTGTAGCGTGTGTGTGAGCCGCCGTTGTTgcgtttttttaaaatataataattaaacaaaaaaaaagaagttaCAAAATCCATTtcgagtttttttttagcttgtTATCGTTTTGAGCCAGCAgcctctctctgtctctgtctcagTTTCAGTCTCGTTCTCCCTCACACACACGCTTGCTGCCCCCGCGCACCCGTGCGCATCGTTCAACCCCACAAACGCGGAagagtcaaaaaaaaaaataaaataaaaaaaaacagccgTCGCCGCTGCATTTTTtaaggtaaaaaaaataaaaaacatggAGAGTCAAAGGAAAACAACAGTCAGTCAGCCACAATGTTTAATTAGCCAGGAAATCCCTGTGCCCTGGGAAATATTATTTCCCCCCGAGCCATTTCTTTTGTCCCGTTGCAATACATTTGAgagtttttgttattgtttaaCTGTCCAACTGAGCGAATCTAAGatcgagagagagagagagacattTTCTTCCcagctttgtttttttttttgtaattttgcaaaaatatttaaaaaatttatacaaaaaaaaataggaatttGGAGCTCAAAGTTGAGCGGCTTTTGCAGACCCGCGCAGGGCCAGCGCAGCCGAAAACGCAAAAACCCACTCAGAACCCAAAACTCACTCACGCATACATGCGCAAGTCCTACAAcacacccatacacacacacacacacacacatgtatacaCTTACAATTGTAATACACGGACGCGCCCCGGTCgcgccagccagccagccagctagcTAACGGCATATTTGCGCTCTCTCTCCCGACTTTCATCTTTCTCTCATCGCTcctgttttcatttttctgcTCTGAAGCATCTCCTCCCCTCACCCCCCCGGTCTCATGTAACCCACCAAAAATGTTGCAAACCGAAAGAAACTGTAATTAAAGTACAGTGAGTGATCCCGAAAGAGAACACTTCCGGttgtccaaaaaaaaaagggaaattattGGTACTagtttttttggcaaaaagtgTGGCCATAATTTTGTAGATTTATTCAATTTCCCCATCACTAATTGGCAATGAAAACAGCTAACAGTAATATTTCCCTCTCTCTCCACATCCTGCAGTTCACCAAAATGTCCTCAAAtctcatttaaataaaaataacgaTTAAGTGTGTAATCAAAGCGGATAAAGAGTAAAGAGAAGAGGAGATAAGGAGAGAaggaaaggcaaaaaaaacagcaacaaatggCCAACAATTGAATGGCGGCCATCAGTGGCCCCCAGCGGCATCCATTGAGCAATCAACACCATTTCTCCCACATCGACTCAAGCACTGCCATCACCTCCTccgccgtcgccgtcgccgtcATCACCGCCACCTCTAGaaccacagcagcagcagtagcagccaCAGCAACCACCATCAATAGCAACAATAGCACCACTTCCACTGCATCCATAGCATCCACCATTCCGCCAGAAATCCGCCAGCTACACCATCTGAGCTCCATCGGGAAACAAAAGCCAGAGAAGCGGGTGCAGCAGCTGCTCGAATTATTTGGAATAATTGCCGCGTTTTGGAATCAATGAGCGTTTCGATGTCCCTCGTACAGGGtggtgctgctggtggtgcgcCCCAGGGCGCCAGCGCAATCTTGGCCGCAGCGGCTCCCTACTATCAGCCGCCGGCGGTGCCGCAGGACGTCCAACCGGATCGTCCCATCGGCTATGGAGCATTCGGAGTTGTCTGGTAAGTTCCAAAATCGCATTTCTATAATCTGGAGTTTAAGGGGGTGATCTTGTCTGCTTGGGTTAGGGGGTGTTGCTTTAATTAAAGTTACTCTTTGAAAAGGTAAGggattttcttattaaaagaGGTATTTTTGATCATTTTGGGGATATTAGTTGTAAAATAGGAAGACTGTCggttaaaaactgttttttaaAAGGTATTTTATGTATTATCCGAAATACTGCTGATAAATAATCATAATTTCTATAGAAAATATCTATATCTCTTTTCTAGATTCTATTTTAAAAGAATGTCTTTTAAAAACTCAGTTTTGGATGTCTTTTGAATGGAATTCCTTGAATTTCTCAAGATACTACCCATAAATAGTATATTACACCGAATATCTATAGAAAACTCTTTCCCAGATACTATTCAGAATATATatcttataaatatataaaatactgATAAGTAAAAGGAATATCTATTAAAAACTCCGTTTTGAATATTTCTTAAAGGTATTCCCAAGATACTACTGATGAATAAACATAATTTCTATAGAAAATTCTTAACTGGATTGTATTTAGAAAGAGTATCTATTAAAAACTCAGTTATAGAAGTCTTTATAAGAGTATCTTATACCGAATATCTTTAGAAAACTCTCGCCCAGATACTATTTAGAACATATATCTTATAGTATTTCGTAAAATACTGACAAGTATATGGAATTTCTATTAAAAACTCATTTATGGACATCCTTTATAAGGTATTCATTGTAGTATTTATGATACTGcctataaataaacaaaatatttatagaaattatattACTGATATTATGGGGGATACTACTGATAAGAAGACAGTCTATTCTACCCCTCTACCTTTTATGGAAAAGGTTTATCTATTAAAAACTGAATCCGGGAtgtatttaacatttaatacTTATAGTTTAATAGAATATCTATAAAGAACTGTTCTTTAGACTGTATTTTGGAGATATTTCCAGTGATATACGTTCCATATAATTCAAGATACTGCTGAAAGGTAGACAGTCTGTTCCACCTATCTATTTCCCTGTTTTCTATTGGAAGTATCTATTAAAAACTGAGTTCCATTCAGTATATTATTCGAGATAATACTAGTAGTTTAACAGAATATCTATTCAAAACTCAGTTATGGATGTCTGTTATAAGGTATTCATGGTATTATCTAAGATATTATTGATATTTTAACAGAATGTCTATAGAAACCTCCTCTTTAGACTCTATTTTAGAGGTATTCCTTATGATATGGCTCCCTATAATTCAAAATACTACCGATAAGTAAACTGTATCCAAATATctaaagaaagaaaatatataaaatagttATTCCCGAGTTTCATTCAAAAGGTACTCTTGATATTGTATGAATTAATacttataaatataaatcttCCCTAATAtccataaaataatatataaataatagaTCCTTATATCTCTAATGGAAATCTCCAACAAAACTCTtgaataatattaatattttgtaatcaaaaaatgaaaccaaaCCCTCTGAAACCTATCAGAGGTTTATAGTTTCTCATAAATATTCTAACAATTACCCTAGGGTATTTGCAACTTCGTTCTATGTCTTTTGTTCCGATTTCCCCTCATATATAGTATGGTTTAGATTTTCTGTCACGGCCGCCCCGTGGGTTCAGCAACCTTCTGGCTGGGCCTTTGATTCTGTAACCCTTTTGATTGTATGTTGCTGTTTGCCGCAGCAGTTTTTGTGCAACAAGGCAGTGTCAACATCAACATCAGAATCAGCTcagtcctggtcctggtcctgagCCTCATCCTTTCCATACACTCGTTTCAAGTCCTTCATGATTTTGTGCctttgtgcatttttttttttatttttggaccCCCGAGGGTGGATTTTTCTCTATGATGTGTATAATTTCTTACCCCGAGTTCCcctgtttttgttgctctGTTTTCCCTTCTCTTTGATTTTCCTTTCGACttgactcttttttttcatttacattttgttttaaaattgtaaaataattattaaaaaattaaggtTAGCATCTAACTTCTCTTCATTTTAAGGGGAAGTTTAGATCTCTGGTTTGAAACAAATCTGTAGATGATAGCtggaattttaaattaaaattttttttttaaattgtccataaaattgttgaaaaaataaaataaatgagtTTAGAAACAAACCCATAGctgttaataattttttatttcaagtgAAGTTTGGCAACGCTGCACTTACAAATTTCATTCACGTGTAAAACGGCATTTCCGGCTATAATCAAAACGCAAAGTGAGGCCAGTTTATCGGAggtatgggtatgggtatgggtCTGGGTCTGCCCTGGGAAGCCACTGAAAAACTGGCACACAAGCCAGGAATAGGAGGAGTAGCATGAGGGCTTAGGCTGGGGCACAAGGAAGTCCAAAGACGAGAGCCACAAGTGGAGGAGCAGAGCAAAAGCAAAGGAGgctaaaaaagaaaacacaaaGCAGGCAAGAAAGGCAAACTAAACTAGAAGAGGCGCAAGAAGAGGCTCAAGTCCAAGTCTAGAAGGCCCAGAGAATCTCCTCCCCCAGAAGAAGCCCTCCCCTCCAGACTGAAAGTGGAGTGGATGCCGGCGGAATGAAGTCGTTGACGTTCGGATTGGCTTTTTAAGGCAATTGTCAACGGCGCAGGTCTGACTAGCATTAGATAATAATATTTTGACATAAATGTTTCCacgaaaatatttaataaaggTCTGAGTTAGTATTTACAGGTCTTGAGATAGAGAGTTTCTCTTTAAACTTCTATAGATTCATCTGAAACTGGGATATATAGAGTATTATATTCTTAAATGACTATAGAACGATCTGAAACTTTAATACATAGTAGTATTATAACAtattattaacaaaaatgGTATATAGATTGATCTTAAAGTCGGTTCTATCTAATGTGTTGTAAGTTATATTCCTAAAACTTCTATAGATTCATCTGAAACTCTGttcaattatatattatattcttAAATGACTATAGATTGATCTGAAAATTGGATGTATTTTGTATTGTAACATATATACACTTAAAACATCTATAGATTTGTCTGAAACTATAGTTTCTCTCTAATAGTTTAGACCTATAGGATCTAAATATCCCTAAAACCTCTATAGATTTATCTGAAACTTGGCTCAATCATGtattataagatatagtcttaaaaaaagaataaattgATCTGAAACTTGAACGAATTATgtattacatacatatataatttataaggTATATTCCTAAAATATCTATAAATTATTCTGAAACTGGGATGTATCaagtattataatatttattcttaAAACATCTATGTATAGATAAGTCTTATCCTAAAATCCTCTCTATTATGTTTAAAAGATACAGATATTCCTAAAACATCTATAGATTCCTCTGAAACTGGGCCATCTCATGTATTATGCGTTATATCCCTTAAACCTCTATGGATTAAAGTGAAACTCGACTATATCTTGTATTATAAGCTCTGAAACCCGATTCTCTAGTCCGATATCCTGCCCCTCTAGTTCAAAGGGGAGTGGAAGTCGTAGTGGAATGCAATCAAGCGTTAAATTCAAGTGCCAAGTGTCGAAGTTGTTAGAGGCAGCCGGCCTGGCCATCGGGCCTAGCCTAGGCCAggttgttattttatttttattttttgtttacgGTTTCTTGGCTAAAGGTGGTGCTGCTTTAGAGGATCGGTGGTGCGGGAGGCGGTGTGTGGAAAGCTCTAAAGCAGGTGAAGCGTGGTCTGCAGGTGCGGAAGGAAGTGCTGCCCCCTTCTAGAGTTCTTGTTTTGACTGAAGTTGGGCAACATGGCCaagtaaaaaatagaaaatccGCCTATAAAAGTTACTATTTTGGGGAGAAACTATTGGATTATCAATGGTAGTATGTTATAGTCCCTTTAAGGAACCTCTTCATCCTCaattacccaaaaaaaaaacacttgaaaCAATCGATGGTACCAGATTACTCAATTTATAATTCGATTCCGAGAACTGCCACTCCGAGGTAGAGAGACTCCAAGAACAACAAACATTTAACCAATTAATCCTAGGCATAGTTCTTTGAAATTTCTACGAAAATGCATCCCACCAACTACTTCTCTTCACTGAGTCTCTGAAAGAGTCGAGGAACGAAAGAGAATTCTATACAAAATGAGTGTATATATCGGTTTGTATTTGAAGATGTTGTGGTGTGTATGTTttcagtggcagtggcataagAAATATGCTATAAGGTATCCCAAAAGACGAGCGAATGAGCAGAGATCTTTGGGCTTTACTTTAAACTACCTGCAACTGGTTTTTGGGAGGTGAgagcaggcaggcaggcagcggcaggccaggccaggcagGCACTGGACATGGGACAGTCGGCGGGGCCACTTGGACGGATGGATGGTTTGGTTTTCGGATggaaaataaactaaaaaaagataaaggTTCTGGCTGCAAAAGCAAACCCGCTTCCTGCTGCACGAATTGTGGTCTTGGAGCCTCGAATCTTGGCCTGGTCACTGGCAAGGTGCCTGGGGTCTAGGCTGGCTCACTGATTTGGCTAAGCCACACAGATTATAAGGTTCCAGTTACTTTAGATTTGAGTCAAGAACTTGGAAGATACATTTTCTTATAGAGACTGTCCCTATTTGGTCTATTTTTGCTCAAAAAGTTTGTAATTATAATGTTTTTATATCTGagaactaaaaaataaagattcaGCTTGATGGATAGAGATgttcttgtttaatttttgttgtCCAACTCCGCTGGTTTCAAGGGTTCTGTTGTCTAGACTTCCTCCATCAACTCTTCCTCCATCTGATGGCCAGATCCTGTGCTAATCCCAGAACTCTTCGCTTCATATCGTCCAACcaccaaaaaatatcaaaaaaaaaaatgcacatgCATAGTTTTATTTACGAATCTCATCCAGCCAGTCATCCAGTCATCCACTATTTTGGAAAGAACAGCTGCTCCTGGGGCTGTAGCTTGAAGTCCTGATGCTGATTTCCAGTTCCCCTTTCCGTCCTTTAATTTTCCGTCCTGTTTCGGGTTTTTGTTCggtggttggttggttggttgaaCAACCTTCGCCTGTTTTTCAGTTATTTTGTCTGGCACTCGCACACCACcacaccaccagcaccaccaccaccagcaccaccaccacatcACACAGACAGCCTTTTTACAGGATATGGTTCTGTCGTGAGGTCCCGCatatgctttttatttattttttttgttcttttgaTTCGCTTCCCTGGGAGAAGGGACTCTCCTGCATATATCCCGACTGGAACCGAAACTGAAACtcc of the Drosophila ananassae strain 14024-0371.13 chromosome 2R, ASM1763931v2, whole genome shotgun sequence genome contains:
- the LOC6506443 gene encoding UBX domain-containing protein 1; amino-acid sequence: MSDVQTLMDMGFARERVEYALQVTSNKGVEPAMEWLLAHGDEEIPANWNSGESPASTENRQTSGEDAAAAAPSSSGAEPSAGSPVAKSLKCDDCGKVLKDHTEVEYHAAKTGHSNFSESTEEKKALTEEEKKAQLALIEEKLKQKRVEREEREKADALEREKNRIRSGKDMAEAKRRMEELEMKKIVEQRKREKEEEKAARDRVRAQIEADKAARKAREQKESAVSSEPTASVSSTTVTSPSAVKSPPRDYTETRIQVRLQDGSTLQETFNVKEQLSAVRLFIQVKTGIETPFSLMTTFPRKLFAEDDYEKPLEVLGLVPSAVITMTKTAA